Sequence from the Panicum virgatum strain AP13 chromosome 5N, P.virgatum_v5, whole genome shotgun sequence genome:
CCCTCCCTGCCTCTAGCATACTAAGCAAGCTCCTTAATTTGGAGATATGTTCACCAATGATGTGTGTAAATTGACTCTCTTGTGTCATTTGGAAATCATGGTAATTCAAGTGTATCACCAAAGAGGCTCAGCTGATGTGCCAGTTGCTGACTTGTCAGCCTGCTccatgcacattctccatcgcTACGAGCAATGACATCAGGTCCTGTGCCTTAAGCTTTATGACCTACAGAGAACATGAATATGTTCCTGCCGCTGCTGCCATGATGGTACGTGCCTTGAGTCTACCAAAACAAACTATGACCTGCTTAATCTTCAGCATTAATACTCTGATGCTTATGAGTGTCTTTGTGTTGCTTGGAATATAACTTTTAGGGCATCATGAAAGAGGCTGAGTTGATGCGTGAGTCGCTGAGGAAACCCTGGCATGACGAGAAGGCTAATGCGGACATGTTGAACACCTCATTTATCCGGGATCGTACCCTGTCAGTTATGTTGGACATGTTAGATGAATGTTCTTCTGTGGGAGAGCCTACTGGGTATGACCTGGTAACATATTATTCCGCACAGATATTTCTTATTAGCACTATATCAAATACAAGTATTCCATATCAAGTTTGTTTTCATTGCCACAACAAATAGTGATGTGTTTTTGTGCTGGGGCAGCATTCCTGTGAATTTGAATTGCAGTGAATCTGATGGCATCACCTTTCCAGAGAATGACATAAATGAAAATGAGGTATGCTGAAGATTGGGCTGCTAGCTCAAATAAGTTGGTACCTTATGCTCTGCTCGTGGAACTTCATAATAATATGCATTGAATTAGGATGAATCCAACGGCAAGAACTCCGAGAAGGAAGTAGCAAGAAACAGCCCGGGAGCAAGGAATGGGATAGATGAAAATAAGGTTAGTCCGCGCTGAATACTGGTTGGCTAGCTCAAATAAATTGGTACCTTTATGTTCTGCTCATGGAACTTGACTAATATGCCAAGCTCAAATAAGTTGGTACCTTATTCTCTGCTCGTGGAACTTCATAATAATATGCATTGAATTAGGATGAATCCAACGGCAAGAACTCCAATAAGGAAGTTGCAAGAAACAGCCTGGGAGAAAGGAATGGGATAGATGAAAATAAGGTTAGTCCGCGCTGAATACTGGTTGGCTAGCTCAAATAAATTGGTACCTTTATGTTCTGCTCGTGGAACTTGACTAATATGCCAAGCTCAAATAAGTTGGTACCTTATTCTCTGCTTGTGGAACTTCATAATAATATGCATTGAATTAGGATGAATCCAACGGCAAGAACTCCAATAAGGAAGTTGCAAGAAACAGCCTGGGAGAAAGGAATGGGATAGATGAAAATAAGGTTAGTCCGCGCTGAATACTGGTTGGCTAGCTCAAATAAATTGGTACCTTTATGTTCTGCTCGTGGAACTTGACTAATATGCCAAGCTCAAATAAGTTGGTACCTTATTCTCTGCTTGTGGAACTTCATAATAATATGCATTGAATTAGGATGAATCCAACGGCAAGAACTCCAATAAGGAAGTTGCAAGAAACAGCCTGGGAGAAAGGAATGGGATAGATGAAAATAAGGTTAGTCCGCGCTGAATACTGGTTGGCTAGCTCAAATAAATTGGTACCTTTATGTTCTGCTCGTGGAACTTGACTAATATGCCAAGCTCAAATAAGTTGGTACCTTATTCTCTGCTCGTGGAACTTCATAATAATATGCATTGATTTAGGATGAATCCAACGGCAAGAACTCCGATAAGGAAGTTGCAAGAAACAACCTGGGAGAAAGGAATGGGATAAATGAAAATAAGGTTAGTCCGCTCTGAATACTGGTTGGCTAGCTCAAATAAATTGGTAACTTTATGACGAAAATTTGCTCGTGGAACTCCTGACTAATATGCCATGGATGAATGAATGAATCCAATAATAAGTTGATCAAGGAGGAACTAACAAGAAACAACTtggagaaaaggaaaatagataCCATGGCAGAGACTTCAAAGAAAATTTGTTATTCTTTTGCAAAGAAAATTGCGCCGCTAGGCTAAATTTGTTAACTATGTTTGGAATTCCTCACTAATACTAACCTTATTTTAGTTCGTGGATATGTTGAAAATTCAGCTGAGCCCCTTGGATGAAAAAGCAGGCAAGAAAGCAGAAGTGGAGCAGGTTTGTCTTTGCGAACTTGAGTATTGCCCTACTCTTGTGCCTTTGCCTCATTGAATTCTATTGGCATATTGCCATCTCTTATTTGATCTTAGTTTGAGACAACAAACACGTGTTTTATAAAATTCAGCCAAGTCCCTTCGATGGAAAAGCAAGCAATAAGGCAGAAGTGGAGCACAAAAAGGTTCGTCTTTGCAAGCTTGAGCATCGCCGTACTCTTGTACCTTGCCTCAATGAATTCTATTGGCATATTGCCATCTCTTAATTGATCTTGGTTTGAGACATGAGTTTTCTAAAATCTCtctgtgtgcgcgcgcgcctgGCTCTTTTATACCTGGTTTTCATAACTTTGTTATTACCTGATGACATGTTTAAATGCTTTCGTTCTAATTTATTTTCTGCAACAGTGGAAGGCAGGATGCTTTTGTTGGCTGAAACCAGGAGGAAGGGTCAATGGCGCAGCAGGCAACAATGGCCAAGTCTCTGTCTAGTCGTTATTGTCGACCACATGTAGAACGCTCAAACAAAGCTCTTTGATACGCACTGCTGCTCGTCATTTATTGTCAGCAACATTTAATACAATCCTTTTGCAGTGTGGTGATTTGGTATTTAGTAACTACTAGTATTTACTTGGTGGTTTGGTGTTTTCTCAATCCTTGTAGACAGTATCTTCTGATATGCCTAACACAGTCCCTTACAGCCTTTTGGTTTTAGCAGTACCTCAAAAAATGGTTGCTGAATTCTCACTCTGAGGAACACACCCAAATTAATCCTATCTAATCGAGTTGCCATCCGTAGTACTGATGATTGTCTTCTTCGTTTGTGTACCTGCATAAATGTACAAATCTGGGAGTTGCTCTTCATCTTCACCATCCTCTTTGCTATGTACAAATCCGAGCTGGGCCTCTGACTTAAGGCTCCCGGTATTATTTACAAGCTCGGCATGAAGTTTAACATTTGGATTGTTATTTACAGCAGCACTGCTATCATCTACTACATATATACTGAAACCACCATCATCAGAGCTCTTGGGCCCTTCAGACATGCAGTCCAAAGAACTACAACTGCTTCTGCGAGAGAGTCTAACATCTTCTGAAATCCCAGACTTCTGTCGCTGAAGCAGTCCATACCTGTTGTTATCAGGAATGTTCAACCTAGAGGTAAAAGTACATTAGTCAGCACACGAGAAATCTCATCAGAAAAAGGTACCATGGAAGCACCAGTTGCAAACGCTGCAGCACCATGGACAGCACCCTTAAACAAGTTGCTCCCATTTCTTATTCTACTAACAACAGATAATGTGAGAGGAGGTCCGGATATGAAAAGTGTCTTCTGACTGAGACTCAAAGAGGGCGCTGACTTCTGGGACCAATGTGCAGTATGATTAACTGATGATGAATCCACTATGTAATCATTTTCTGCAGAGTTATCACTGTAACGGAATCTTGTTGATCCACTATATGGAGATATTGAAAACAGATGACCAGTTCCTCTTGAAGAGCTAATCATTATCCACTCACTATCATCACTGAAGCTGATGTCTTTTATGACCTACAAGAAAAGTGATACCCTTATAGTCAACCATATTACAAATAATTGGCAAGAAATAGGTATGCCAGCTTACCGCATTGGTTATGCCTCTTTGTAATTTGTACAGATGAACATAGGTTCCAATTTGACCTGCTTCTGATGTCCCATGTGGAGGAGGTATAATGCGGAAAACATTGATGTTTTGGCCATGAACAGATGCTGTCACCAGCAAAGTTCCACTCGGATCAAAGTAAAGTGCTGAAATGGGACTAGTGTGCGCCCTGAACTGAACTATCAATAACTTAGAGACGATATCTCGAACAATAACCTGCCAAAGGGGAACAAACTACAGGTCAACATTCTGTGAAGTAGGAAAAGACATGGCATAATCATATTAATGTAACTTTAATTGCaaaataaaagaacaattgtTTACACTAACAGTGTGTTTGGTTCAACTGATGGTAACGGCAACGGCAATGAAATCAAGTCACAGTGATATCTGAAAGAGATGTAATTTTTGTGGAATAATTGCTTGATTAATTGGGAGATATACAAGTTACATATATAGGACTGAGAATAGCTTGGGGCTAAAGGAAACCCCGAAACCAAATCTACTCAGGACTCTAACTAACCATATCTCCCTAACCAAACACAGGGCCGGCCGGCTTATACATGCCTAGCGCAAGACCCACACACAAGAATATATAGAATCTGTCTAACACACCCCCGCAGTCAAATCATCGGGTGACCGAACATTTAGACTGGACCTAAACTCCTTGAAGACGGATGAAGgcaatcccttggtgaagatgtcgacAAACTGAGATGTCGTCAGGACATGAAGAACACGCACATCACCAAGTGCAACGCGCTCCCGAACGAAATGAAGATCGATCTCCACATGTTTGGTACGCTGATGCTGAACGAGATTGGAGGACATATAGACAACAATGATGTTGCCGCAGTACACCAAGGTTGTCTTGCGCAAAAGAGTGTGCAGCTCAGACAGGAGTTGGCGTAACCAGGTGGCTTCAGCAACTGCATTAGCGACAGCTCGATACTCGGCCTTTGCACTGGAGCGGGAAAC
This genomic interval carries:
- the LOC120672459 gene encoding uncharacterized protein LOC120672459 isoform X2 — translated: MRGWMDLSTLDLDQVRHRWGDEVDEQVLFSVDPAAVQESVMKAVRRWAENGEYYKKRGKDPIPPPMEILDHPDLFERAWGWDNIYPWDLVHPLAKYKRYLQDYYKHNQSEANTAGLNGDDRGNDLEALAHSCIKMENYLMFLLDLCTGITTDDKMEIRQTSEKISKLACQMANVLESEFPAAAVSLKCITKEAQLMCQLLTCQPAPCTFSIATSNDIRSCALSFMTYREHEYVPAAAAMMGIMKEAELMRESLRKPWHDEKANADMLNTSFIRDRTLSVMLDMLDECSSVGEPTGIPVNLNCSESDGITFPENDINENEDESNGKNSEKEVARNSPGARNGIDENKDESNGKNSNKEVARNSLGERNGIDENKDESNGKNSNKEVARNSLGERNGIDENKDESNGKNSNKEVARNSLGERNGIDENKDESNGKNSDKEVARNNLGERNGINENKLSPLDEKAGKKAEVEQPSPFDGKASNKAEVEHKKWKAGCFCWLKPGGRVNGAAGNNGQVSV
- the LOC120672459 gene encoding uncharacterized protein LOC120672459 isoform X3 — translated: MRGWMDLSTLDLDQVRHRWGDEVDEQVLFSVDPAAVQESVMKAVRRWAENGEYYKKRGKDPIPPPMEILDHPDLFERAWGWDNIYPWDLVHPLAKYKRYLQDYYKHNQSEANTAGLNGDDRGNDLEALAHSCIKMENYLMFLLDLCTGITTDDKMEIRQTSEKISKLACQMANVLESEFPAAAVSLKCITKEAQLMCQLLTCQPAPCTFSIATSNDIRSCALSFMTYREHEYVPAAAAMMGIMKEAELMRESLRKPWHDEKANADMLNTSFIRDRTLSVMLDMLDECSSVGEPTGIPVNLNCSESDGITFPENDINENEDESNGKNSEKEVARNSPGARNGIDENKDESNGKNSDKEVARNNLGERNGINENKFVDMLKIQLSPLDEKAGKKAEVEQPSPFDGKASNKAEVEHKKWKAGCFCWLKPGGRVNGAAGNNGQVSV
- the LOC120672459 gene encoding uncharacterized protein LOC120672459 isoform X1; the encoded protein is MRGWMDLSTLDLDQVRHRWGDEVDEQVLFSVDPAAVQESVMKAVRRWAENGEYYKKRGKDPIPPPMEILDHPDLFERAWGWDNIYPWDLVHPLAKYKRYLQDYYKHNQSEANTAGLNGDDRGNDLEALAHSCIKMENYLMFLLDLCTGITTDDKMEIRQTSEKISKLACQMANVLESEFPAAAVSLKCITKEAQLMCQLLTCQPAPCTFSIATSNDIRSCALSFMTYREHEYVPAAAAMMGIMKEAELMRESLRKPWHDEKANADMLNTSFIRDRTLSVMLDMLDECSSVGEPTGIPVNLNCSESDGITFPENDINENEDESNGKNSEKEVARNSPGARNGIDENKDESNGKNSNKEVARNSLGERNGIDENKDESNGKNSNKEVARNSLGERNGIDENKDESNGKNSNKEVARNSLGERNGIDENKDESNGKNSDKEVARNNLGERNGINENKFVDMLKIQLSPLDEKAGKKAEVEQPSPFDGKASNKAEVEHKKWKAGCFCWLKPGGRVNGAAGNNGQVSV